The genomic interval TGCTGATGCACCCTGACAATGGCCTGTAATTTGTATCGTGCAGAGTTGCACAGGGTGGCTGGGATAGAGCAGCGTCTCCTGTGTAGTGTACTGCACATTGTCATTTCTagtttttctctttcattttgctTGCAGCCACAACTGGCTGCCAcctatttttaaagtttcaagCAACCAGACAATTGAAATTGAGGTAGCaattaaacaaaacaactgcAGTGCCAGTTGGAAAAGCATTTTTGAAACCATTTAATTCCAGTGTAGATTATTTAATGGATCCAAACTGGTTAAGGATTCACTGCAAAAATCTGACAGCTCCAAAACTGGGCAACATTAGTAATACAAGTACATTGCCTTTGTGCCTTTTTGTTGTATATAATATTTCTTATGTTTATAGTGTAAAAGCGTTAAAACAGACTTTACATGTAAATGGCAGTTTTGGAGCTTTTTGCAGACAATCATTATATAGTCTACACAAGTATGAAAATGTATCAAAAACGCTTTTCAACTGGCagtgcatttgttttgtttaccCAACGCCTAGTTCCTCCCTACccacaaaagaaatgtaaatgagaAACATTTGGAGAAAATTGAATATTTTCCTTTCACTTGTGCTCATACCAGCTGCGGTAATGTGACAGTCTTTTCCTAGGAAAGCTGTGAGGATTCTAAATCTGGTGCAGTAATGCATTTTCATGGGATATTGGATCCTTGACATAATGTGGTACCAAACCTGCGATACTGCCTGTCCCAGGTGCCTCAaggggtgccgccatcttctttcttttcttcctgtcgATAATCTTCAGTCATTTTGACTGGTTGGGATGGGATGATGTAACCTCAAAGTAGGCGTGCAGGAGAAGTCAGAATTGCCAGGCGCCGACATCTTTTTTCTCTTCGTGTAGATAAgtgtttttcagccttttttgAGCCTCGGCAaattttttacactgaaaaaatcctgcggcacaccacaaatcaaaaatgttacaaaatgactgCCACCCTCTGACATgcaagagtattacattactccaGTCACTACAGAACAGACACTCGACAATAGtgattggataatttcccacggtacacctgaagatctctcacggcacactggTAAAAAATCACTGCTGTAGATGATCTTCAACCACTGTGATTGGCCAGGGTGGGATGACAttgcgcaggagttcattcatctccAGCAAGCACAgcggaagctgggattgccgggtattctggcaaccaaagcgtTTTTACAGTTACAGCGAGTGATCAGGCTGGTAGGgaagatttttgcagaagggacattgcctgcccatATCggcaataataacctgcctgatcatggattcctaaacattgaactttagttctgttttaagcaaATCCTGAAATCAACCCATACAAACGAAAAATGTAGTTTGCACTTTCCAAAAGTCCTATAGCAAACGCAATAGTGAAAAGCACATACTgagcaatacaatttttattatttttttttataatgaattagAATTTAGGGattaaaaataaagtgattgtaaaaaaaatcataatgaagCTCTGTAAACTGTAGCATGGGACGATCCTGTGATTCCAGCAGTGACACCACCAGTTACAGAAGTAACATCTTTTAAGTAAAGTATAGTCTTGCAGCACAAGTGCTCTTGCTGGCTATTTCACATCTCTGTTTTTGTCCACAAGCAATTTCTGTAATTTCtcctaaaaacaaacacatgaatATCTCAATACAACAAGCAATCAtgttatcatatatattatacatatattctagagtatagcaataaaaacttgaactttcatgaacattttaattCAACCATATTTACTTGAGTATGATGCAAAGCTGGTACAAGTCGAGTGCTGTTCAAACAAGGACCACAACAAATACCCCTTTTACGTGCAGAGACAAAATTGGGAGATCCTCAACGACACTTTGATCAGCACATTGCTCAAAGTAATAACGTTTTTTGGGGTAATAGAAGCTATCTGAATgctttgttttgtattgtgtgtgttttgGGATCATGGGTGGCTCCTGCTAGTGCCTGAACCTTGATTCTGGGTACACTGACATTCAGCACGCTGCATGTTCCATTCAAACCTAGATGTATCTATGTATTAATAGAAAATAGAGTGTAACAAAGATGTCCATCAACATAAACCCTACCATAGATAGAAAGAAACAAGCGGTTCTGATCATCCCAAAAttaatgtgtatgtagcttaaaattaaatttttgttgaTGGCCACCGTATTTTCAGTACACAGCAATAAAGGTGATGCTAAGAAATAAGTAATCTAAAATGATTAAACATCGTTTGACAGTAATTCTCTAATGgaaagcagtacatttattaaGATGTGGCTTACAATATCAGAAAATGACTGTTTATATCAGGAACTAATCTTGTGGCCCCAAGGGCTGGGGATGGACAGCCATCCTGTAAAGCAAAAACTCCCACTTcgttgtgtattttgtattttcaaagaTGACAGCTACATCTCCTCTATACATAGTCAATAAAACCCAAAACAGCCAAGGTGTCTTTAGACAGAACATTaacacatttgtattgcattttcaaAATTCAAATGTATGCTTTCAAAACATTGTAACAGAAAAGGCCTCTCGTCACTGTAAGCTGTAGACCTTGGTTAACATATTATAGTTAGAGAAGTATAGtccaaaagtattttaaaaattacaagtaTGATTGCCTATTGGGAGAGAAATTGACCATTGTTTTGAATGTAATAGTCCGTTGAATGTAAATTGTCTGTTATGCTGACCATTTGCCTTTAGAGTTTGAGTCATGGCCAAGAGAGAGGAAGGGATAGTGTTTCCGTCTGGGTTATATTTTATCTTGCAATTCATGATCTGGTGGCAAGAGTAGAAAGTCATAGAAAACtttcagtctgaacatagtcAACAATATTTTGAAAGTGGGTAAAGAAGTGAAGCTTTGCTCTAATATTTCAccacttattttttctttctcacaATACCAAAACTAACAAAATCAAGCCACATGCCTATCCTTGTCTTGGTGGTGTTGTTGTATGGCAGGGGGAACTGTTGCCattaaacagctaaatacacttcaagaaaaaaaatttgaatagtCTGTGAAAGGTTTGGAACCATAAGTGGAGAAAATGTAACCTCCATGTTAGTTCTTATGACCAGGagaaaaagtgatgggaaatccaaaaatgtatggTAGTCACCAGAACATGTGGTAGGGACTcgtttaataattattaaaggaATGGTGACATAAGTGGGCAGcacgttggctcagtggttattaCTTGGTCCCATGTTCGAATCCCGGCCTGTGCACTATCTACATGGAATTtgcgggttctccctgtgtttgcgtggatttccttcgggtactctggtttcctcccacatttcaaaagaCATGCTaattggttaattggcttcctcccaaaattgaccttagactatattaaagacatatgactggcattagattgtgagctagtaacgtgactatggactttgtacagcgctgcgtattatgtcagcgctatataaatactgtgtaataataatgcttttGGTGTGTTTGGcaaatttaacacatttataaaaatagttcTGTCCTCATATTTAGTCAGTACTTCTAGATAAGTATCTGGATTTAGCAGATGTAATAACATGATAAGACATACTTGCTCCTGCAGCTGATTTCCAAATCTTTGGCACAGTGATTGAAGCTCCTCAATTGTTCTGATCTTTAGTTTGATTTGTATCTTGCTGTCTTCCAATGCAGCCATCAAGGACTTGCACTTTTCACACTCCTATACCAATAcatgtaacatatttaaaaacgTGCACAAAAGAGTCacgcacaaaaaaaaactgttctcttTGTGTCAGTTATAAACATTGCAAAGATCTCAGAAACCTGCATTGCAGGCGCTTATCTCTTAATTCTTTTGTCTGAAACTTGCACGTGCCTTGCACTTACTTTTCGTTTCCTGttttctaaggctaggtacacacgtgcaattgttctcattcgataatcggctcagggccaatatcaaaCTAGactcttacatgtgtacagcacttgtcatccatcgtccaaacgactgtcctggcggatccatggacgacgaacgaatgtaatgcaagtgaagggagacagagcacagcggggtgccactccgtcattcttcccctcccctctccatagagaagaacggtgctgtatgtacagcactcgttcatgcatcgtgcagtcattgtAAAGGACGATAAAAGaacctttccaaagacaattatagTATGTATCTACATAGCCTAAGTGATGGGTGCCTGCTATGGTCCCAATGCCATAAAAAGAGATTTAGCACAATTTACACTAACCtttgacaattgtttttttctgaatagcaGCATAATACCAGCACACTTTCATACATATGGGTTTCAAAGCAGCACAGTGCATAAATTGGAACTATTTGTGTGTGGTATTGGAAACAAAAGATGTAGGTCTATTTGACTGCTCAGCCTTTACACACTATAATGCATTCATCTCTTAAAGAAGGTTGTTACTTCACTAAAACTGCAATGAACCTCTCACAGATCCCTGAAGGACCAAGAGATCTTTCTCCTCTTCTATGTCatccaccttgcactcccctgctaaGAAATCCCATTCTCTGGTTACTTTCCAGTCTAGATTATGTGACTCTCTAAGAGCTGCCCCTTTACATTTCCACCAGAAGTTGGAGCACGTTTGTTCTAGTCCTCTGAAGTAAACACCACCCTaactgcctcttctccagcactccctctggtggttggTTCAGATACCTGAAGGTCACATGGTCTCCATTCATCACATGATCTCCCCTGTATAAGGAAGcaactggcaacaggatgttgcctgaacaacaAGTTTTTttaggctctgcttccaggttctttTCTGATCAGGCTTCCAGGTCTGCATTTCCTGATCCTGCTCTGACTTATTGCTATACCAAACTTGGCCTGTCTGACTGCTCTTGATTGTTGTCTGCCCTCTTTTGCCTTTCGCTCCTGTGCCACACATTGGTCTTATCCattcagcagttaccagcccctgcatATATAGAGGCTGCAACCTGGGCACCACCAGTCCATCATTCTTTGTGGGGTGCACTGCTGAAGCAAGAGGCcaagtgggctggtgacacagaggttCCGCCACCCCACCTCTCATTACCATGACAAAACTTTTGCTAATCTAGATACAGACACTGCTTACTGAAAACCTAAATTAATTCAAACTAGACAAGAACGCAGCTAGTAGGGAACCCTCTATTTACCATTCTGCATCTTTAAAGCATCTTCAACGATGCTTCAACCATACTGAATGAGTAAGAGAGTTATCCCCAGTTAATCTCATCACTACAATTAAATACCTACAAAGTCATGTTATTTCAAGATGGTTTCAAGGCACTACAAACAATGGGCCTGTTTTGGTATTTTTGAGATTTTAGCAAGCTGGATCACCCTTTTTAAGAATGCAAAGCTAGTAACAACTGACACAATGTCTTCCAGCATGTCTGTGACTTTATAAGAAAAACGTAAAATCTTAATTGAAGCAGTGGATTAGTCTGCTTTGCCTGCTGTAATCCCCACAAATCTTCCCTACGGAGACAGATTATCCTGATCATGGTACTGGCAGATTTCTTTTGGGGATCTTATAGCAGAGCTGGGGTACAGAATATCTTGGTTTGTTTATCATAATTCTTATTACACCCTATACAGTAACACCAGAGATACAGGACAGCTAATAATCTCACTTGTCTGGAAATGCTATCTCTCTTCCGCTGTGCACGAAGCAACTGAGCCTCCTCTGCTAATCGACTTATTTCCTTCTGAAGGTCTTCCATTTGCTTCTGATGTTCCCTggagaaatgaaagaaaaacaaagatacATTTAAGTACAGATTCCAGCCAGTAAgcagtatatttacagaatattaatTTATCTTTACACACATTGTTGAATttttacagtggaaaaaaaatgaaaaaaagaactaaacagtAGTCATTCCCCATAGTGACTAACATAAATTACTTGAGCACCACAGCCTGATTTTTAGATACTGGTGGCAGATGTCAGTCTCCAGCGGTTCTGCTGAGTACAGGTCTCCCTATATGAATCAATAGGACCAAGGTAAACATGCCCAAGACTGGGTAACATTCCGTCTCCACAAATACAGTGAGTTTAGCCACCCTAACATCGAAAGAATACTACAGGCTGGATTATTAGCTGAAAATAAAGTCTATTGAATCAATTGAATCATCACCTAAGAATCATCTAAGAACTGATAAATTGTaattggtatatatttttgttcttagaTTTAGATGAACTTTACTCTACTCCTTAAAAGTTCTATTTTTAACACTTATATTCAGTTTGTAACCCAATACCTCCAAAACCCTAACATGAATGTATATCCTTGCATGCCTGTTCTCCTATAATCTACTTTTCTGGCACACATCCTGCCTGCCCTGTTCAACTTGATTGAAATATTTAATCAGAGCCTGACTGTCAATGCACTGGGATGGCCCTCTGGAATGCAAGGTAGAAAATGCATCTTCCCACTGCTTTTACATCATGTCACTTCCTACCCTCTATCCCTGCAGTCATGCACCCGAGAAGATGTGACTTTTGAGATTCCTTTTCATCTGATATAAATTAAAGGTGTTTGCATGTCATATGATGAGTTAAactttttgtgttcattttaatgataaaaatgataataaacacAATTACTTTAAACACCTCccatcactttaaaaaaaatgaaccatctactcttttttaagaaaaaaatatctaagcAGCTCAAACAAATTGAGAGTTCCTCTTTGTAAAAATTAGAAAGTTATGTTGCAATATTAGCCATGTCACTCCACTTATCcctattcacaatttttatttggCCCTGGGTATTGGaaatttatcacatttttattttcaatggtaAACTCATAGATGAAATTGTCTACCTCTTAATTAGTATCATTACACAAGTGTTAGAAGCACATGTAAAGGTCACATATGCAGGGGTAAATGTACCATGACTTGTCTTTGAAAAGTTCGGAGATTTGCTGCTTCAGTTTATGGATCTTTTCATCTCTGATGCTGACCTCTGCTTGGCTTTGCTCCCGAAGTGCTGCCATTGTCTCTTCATGCTTTCATAAGACACAGAAGATGTCACGTTAATTTACGTTTTCAAGCCATAAGAACTTGAGAAGATATTTTAAGTGTTGGATATCCATTGCACCCACCTGACTCTGCAGTTCTCTATTGACATTTTCATAATGCAGAATGTTATCTTTCAGGAGCTGTTCTTTCTCTTCCACTAACCTCTGGCTTTTGTCCAGCAACTGCCTGGTTGTTTTATGGCTGTTTACTTCAAGTTCAATGTCTTTGGCAAACTGCAATGTCTGCAGAGATAGAACAGTGTTGTTTTAGAATTAAAGCCAAGCCAGTTACACACTGAAATAAAATGGGtgttacatttaaacattcataAAATCCATCATTATGTCTTATAAAATAACATAGGAGGTTATGTAAGAAAACTGCTGTGTCAACAACAACAATTCAGaatcatttttgcattatttttcaaCCGTGCCCAGCAATAAAGGTCCATGTTTGTTGGTATGCAAAATGTACTGATTAAGGAGAATCTGTCAGGGAAGAAATGCATTGCGGAAATTGTGCCCAAAAGTCAAGCAGAAAGCAAAGGACTAGTCCCTGGTTTTACCCCTAAGGCTGTAGATTAAGGTAATGATTAGTTAGAAATGTCACTAtattgcctttattattattattattattattattgccttATAGAAAGTACCCTGCGTGGCCCCGAAAAGTTGGTTTTCAAACATGTTGAGACACtgctttcacaaaaaaagaaaaaatcctttattttggAGTGCTGGTCACTTCATCTTCTGTTTTATTGAGTTGCTTAGAAATGGTCAATGTtatgaagaaaaataaacttttatgcaAATTACTGTGAAATTGAGCCAATAAAAGGCTATATTTTATACATACGATTGTCTCAGTTTGAAGTCAGTGCAATTTGTCCAGtatgatttgcataaaagtcTAATTTTCTGATACACATTGACCATCTCTAGTAGTTGCTGGTTCAATAATTAGCAGATGGAGTTAGAAGttgatttcttcttttctatATACATTTAACCAGTGACTGAACTGTGAAAATATCCATATGATTAAGCActtcacaggtgaaagtgactaAGGTGACCTATCCTTAAACTTAAGGTTTaactatgaataaaataaaaatacaatcctGTAAGAAAATCTATTATTTCTCTACTTCCTTTAAATCTGAACTAAATTCACCTTGCCCTGCCCCTAAGTTGGTATGACATCCCAGGTTTGGGACCTTTGGCCATTTGACAGCCCAGGGTGCAATGATGTAACTTCTAAGTATGAAAGGGGTTCATTTACCCTGAGGTGTGCTGAAAATgcaaactgagctgtgcatgcagcttTACAAGTAAAGTTATGAATTAACAGACCAACCCAatgtttcccaacatttttaacatggggtaccccttgaa from Pyxicephalus adspersus chromosome 4, UCB_Pads_2.0, whole genome shotgun sequence carries:
- the LOC140329322 gene encoding uncharacterized protein; this translates as MTARLKRSPRINGPIPSEPEPMTHLRHSFCMNRTNKSESLPSIAGIGLGVQDTRSMTIVPFGKAAKSVSSIVPIEKPSRKSTVSKSIQVSSDEENALLLKLEALQKENLLLRSSVKEKEDMVEELNKTIKNKTLQFAKDIELEVNSHKTTRQLLDKSQRLVEEKEQLLKDNILHYENVNRELQSQHEETMAALREQSQAEVSIRDEKIHKLKQQISELFKDKSWEHQKQMEDLQKEISRLAEEAQLLRAQRKRDSISRQECEKCKSLMAALEDSKIQIKLKIRTIEELQSLCQRFGNQLQEQEKLQKLLVDKNRDVK